In Miscanthus floridulus cultivar M001 chromosome 5, ASM1932011v1, whole genome shotgun sequence, one genomic interval encodes:
- the LOC136452384 gene encoding uncharacterized protein, protein MALVGAGALLLPFLAVATCLDVPSRGCYWTGCQSKWFGVCAARHFLDSQSDDCGGLCMESKSPPCLPLHTHFYCCKPGIPKVTNKCGHCKSKLDFGKEFICCSDCSDPTIMDKNSKLGYCKSGADLTMQLKPQETFHWVAGPWMTCSSPCDGGIRYRDVACYGNLDDNTIKHYPVDDASCSADEMPARQEACNQQSCSDPEMTQSVNPKKSGMSGWLVALVVILGLSVAAGIAFTRYTYYVRYA, encoded by the exons ATGGCCTTGGTGGGGGCGGGGGCGCTGCTGCTCCCCTTCCTCGCCGTCGCGACCTGCCTCGACGTTCCTTCCCGCG GGTGCTATTGGACTGGGTGCCAAAGCAAATGGTTTGGAGTATGCGCTGCTCGCCACTTCTTGGATTCTCAGTCAGATGATTGTGGTGGTCTTTGCATGGAGTCGAAAAGCCCTCCATGCCTTCCACTCCACACACATTTCTATTGTTGCAAACCAG GAATCCCAAAGGTAACAAACAAGTGTGGACACTGCAAGAGCAAGCTGGATTTTGGCAAAGAGTTTATATGCTGCTCAGATTGCTCTGATCCAACCATTATGGACAAGAATAGCAAACTGGGTTACTGCAAAAGTGGTGCTGACTTAACAATGCAATTAAAACCACAAG AAACTTTTCACTGGGTTGCTGGCCCATGGATGACATGCTCCTCTCCATGTGATGGTGGTATTCGATATCGTGATGTTGCTTGTTATGGAAATTTGGATGATAACACAATCAAACACTACCCTGTGGATGATGCTAGCTGTTCAGCAGATGAAATG CCTGCAAGACAGGAGGCCTGTAATCAGCAGAGTTGTAGTGATCCTGAGATGACACAGTCAGTGAATCCCAAGAAAAGTGGAATGTCTGGTTGGTTGGTAGCATTGGTTGTTATCCTAGGTCTCAGTGTAGCTGCCGGCATTGCATTTACGAGATACACTTACTACGTGAGGTATGCATAA